Genomic DNA from Deltaproteobacteria bacterium:
AATGAATTTGATTCGGGCTCTACGCGGATGTCAAACCCTTGACTCTTTGTCAAGAGTCTCCCGCCACATCTAAGGGTTCGCGAAGAAATAAATTTACATTTTCAGGAGTCGAGGCGCACGCATGGCAAGACGCGAGGAGGGCGAATAATAGCAAGCTATTTGACCGACGAGCAACGCAGCCAGGCGGGATGGACCTGCCTGCCGGCAGGCAGGTCGGCGCATCAAAATGTGAAGTTATTCTTGCGCGAGCCCTAAGGATGCGGTGAACTCGTTGTGTGATATTGTGGGAAAAGGAACCATCTATGATGGGTATTTTCCCTTTAGATTCAGAATACGTTGCACAGATGCAAGTGTCTTTCTCTTCACATCCTCTGACTGTTGTATGGCCTTCAACAGCGCCCCATAGGCTGCCTCGGCCTTAACTTGATCATGACATATCAGTGCCATATCAATTTCAGCATCAGAGATCCTTTCCACGAACGTATTCACATCAAAGTGTTTGTCGATAGCCCCCATGTCAAGGTCGTCGGTTATGACAATCCCTTTAAAGCCCATGGTCTCCCGCAATAACTCCTTTGCAATGACCGATGAAAGACTTGCAGGCCATTCCGAGTCAAGGTCGCTATAGACCACGTGTGATAACATCACGGCCTCCACGTTGCATCCGATGGCAGCCCTGAATGGGACCAGATCGCTCGAATCAAGAATAGCGCGTTCTGTGTCAAGAATGGGAAGATCCAGGTGAGAATCGATCGTAGTGCGACCTATGCCAGGAAAATGCTTGGCAGTTGCCGCGACCCCGTTCTCCTGCATGCTTTCAATAACAGTCGTGCCAAGCTCTGCCACCAACTCCGGGCTATCTCCGAACACCCGTTCCGCCATAACAGGAGAGTCGAGATCCTCTGGCACCACGTCGAGTACTGGCGCAAAATTCATGGTGATTCCGACTCCCTTGAGTTCCCTTGCCGTTGTTGTGCCAAACTCCCTGGCAGCTTCCCCTGACCGGGCCTTCCCAATTGCCCGGTTTCCCGGAAAAACCGTAAAGGGGGGGCCTAGCCGAGCTACCGGGCCACCTTCCTGATCAATGGCAATCACAAGTGGCGGGTTGCCGGTTTCTGTTGCGAAGGCCTGCACTGACTGACAAAGGCTACTCAGATGGGAAGGATCAGACACGTTGCGCTTGAACAAGACGAGCCCTCCGACACGAATTTCGTTGATCATGGATCGCAACTCATCACCCAGGACCGTGCCCTTAAAACCAACCATAAGGCGCTGGCCGGCCAACTGCTCATCAGTCAGGACATCTACGTCGAACATGGTTATCTCCTATGAAAAGAAAAAGCCTCCTAGGCCATGGAGCGTACATCCTGATATTTACTAAGCGTACAGTGAACTGCTGCCACCCGTTGAAACTCGTCAATCTTGCTGCACCCCTTGACATAAGGGCAGACAACCCCGCTCGTAAACAACTCACAGTGCAAACAAGGGCTCTTATTAAGAATATCCAAATTCGGCTCAGCCCTCTGTTTCATGGTGGACCTCACCACGTTCGGATCTCGTTCCGGGCTTCGCCTACCCCATATGACAAACAACTTGTCTTTCATCGAGTTTCACTATCCGGAAATCACACTAAACTGCTTTCTAACGCATTTTCCGTTTTGTTATCACAATTTGGTCTATTTGGGAAAGCTTTGTCTCGTGCATTCGTAAGCGGGGGCGAGAGCTGAGTAGATTTGTTGGATAGTCCTAAAAATTGGCTTTTCTTCGATCTCGTAAAACACGTCGATCATTTTCTGAGGAAAGACTAACAATGACGCCTTCCCTTACACTTCTTCGACGATCCTGCTTGTTCTTCCTTCTGTCCTTGCGGACCGCACTTTTACCGGCAGGAAGAGCAACTTGTTCTTCTGGTGGGTTGTTCTTGA
This window encodes:
- the nagZ gene encoding beta-N-acetylhexosaminidase, yielding MFDVDVLTDEQLAGQRLMVGFKGTVLGDELRSMINEIRVGGLVLFKRNVSDPSHLSSLCQSVQAFATETGNPPLVIAIDQEGGPVARLGPPFTVFPGNRAIGKARSGEAAREFGTTTARELKGVGITMNFAPVLDVVPEDLDSPVMAERVFGDSPELVAELGTTVIESMQENGVAATAKHFPGIGRTTIDSHLDLPILDTERAILDSSDLVPFRAAIGCNVEAVMLSHVVYSDLDSEWPASLSSVIAKELLRETMGFKGIVITDDLDMGAIDKHFDVNTFVERISDAEIDMALICHDQVKAEAAYGALLKAIQQSEDVKRKTLASVQRILNLKGKYPS